The Schizosaccharomyces pombe strain 972h- genome assembly, chromosome: I genome contains a region encoding:
- a CDS encoding ubiquitin-protein ligase E3 (ubiquitin-protein ligase E3, human BRAP ortholog), whose translation MYYYLEIECESPVKDIFTCNKRRASKVVGNSFGGDHFNFRLGEIKLLSMDFPSSKVPEVEETSLGHGVVHLYRVFPSESHEFDAPGLILAILAIPLYMSPSDVLGFLGEKHCKSIQHIRLLKTKDPNRIMALLKFKDQASVIRFYTEFNGKAFSQIDPETCHVLHIDKVNIKYPMESSDSSSTEQQLVGPSSKPFASTTPALIELPTCVVCLERMDSSITGLITIVCQHTFHCPCLQKWGNSSCPVCRYTQKVQSSEFQSKCTVCCYDKDLWICLICGNIGCGRYHDAHAKQHYVDTAHCYAMELETQRVWDYAGDNYVHRLLQSETDGKLVELSTDGKSSGWTGSSATESKLRDKMGLEYTQILVSQLESQRLYYESHLSNMSQKLSRVNEELVLKTKIATASSNANTDLRSRVDISESKLKKRDDKLKRVSSQLEHLKHNYEEEKSMNENLLVRIQTLEKQNTTKSDQIVSMQFQINDLNEQLRDLMFTISASQEIQKMGQSEELQNGTIVLPNNSTVRSNSVKSKKKKKKKPVVPSSSGSLGTD comes from the coding sequence ATGTATTACTACTTAGAAATTGAATGTGAGTCTCCTgtaaaagatatttttacCTGTAATAAAAGGAGAGCATCTAAAGTTGTTGGTAATTCTTTTGGAGGCgatcattttaattttcgaTTGGGTGAAATAAAGTTATTATCAATGGATTTTCCATCTTCTAAAGTTCCTGAGGTTGAGGAGACATCTCTTGGACATGGCGTCGTTCATTTATACAGGGTATTTCCTTCAGAAAGCCATGAATTTGATGCGCCAGGTCTAATCCTTGCGATATTGGCAATTCCCTTATATATGTCGCCCTCCGATGTATTGGGTTTTTTGGGAGAGAAACATTGCAAGTCAATCCAGCATATACGTCTTCTTAAGACGAAAGATCCAAATCGGATCATGGCGCTGTTGAAATTCAAGGATCAAGCAAGTGTTATTAGGTTCTATACAGAGTTCAATGGCAAAGCTTTTAGCCAAATAGATCCTGAAACTTGCCACGTTTTACATATTGACaaagtaaatataaaatatccAATGGAGAGCTCtgattcttcttcaactGAGCAGCAACTAGTAGGCCCTTCCTCCAAACCTTTTGCTTCTACGACTCCTGCCCTTATCGAGCTTCCTACATGCGTTGTATGTTTAGAACGTATGGATTCTTCAATTACTGGTTTAATTACCATTGTGTGCCAGCATACTTTTCACTGTCCATGCTTGCAAAAATGGGGAAATTCATCATGTCCTGTATGTCGTTATACTCAAAAAGTACAGAGTTCTGAATTTCAGAGCAAATGCACTGTATGCTGTTATGATAAAGATTTATGGATTTGCTTGATTTGTGGTAACATTGGATGTGGCAGATACCACGATGCACATGCTAAGCAACATTATGTAGACACCGCTCATTGTTATGCTATGGAACTTGAAACACAACGTGTTTGGGATTACGCTGGAGATAATTATGTTCATCGCCTATTGCAGTCTGAAACAGATGGTAAATTGGTAGAATTGTCGACAGACGGAAAGTCTTCAGGCTGGACTGGTTCCAGCGCTACGGAATCAAAACTGCGGGACAAGATGGGACTAGAGTATACGCAGATTTTGGTATCACAACTAGAGTCGCAGCGCCTTTATTACGAATCTCATCTTTCTAATATGTCTCAAAAGTTGAGCCGTGTTAATGAAGAACTCGTCTTAAAGACCAAAATAGCTACGGCCTCTTCAAATGCAAATACAGATCTTCGTTCTCGCGTGGATATTTCTGAATccaaattaaagaaaagagacGACAAGCTTAAGCGTGTCTCGTCTCAATTAGAGCATTTGAAGCATAattatgaagaagaaaaaagtatgaatgaaaatttgCTGGTTCGCATTCAGACATtggaaaagcaaaatacaACAAAGAGCGATCAGATCGTTTCAATgcaatttcaaattaatGATCTTAATGAGCAACTTAGAGACCTTATGTTTACTATTTCTGCGTCGCAGgagattcaaaaaatgggCCAATCCGAAGAATTACAGAATGGAACCATCGTTCTTCCTAATAACTCTACGGTCAGGTCTAATTCTGTTAAAAgtaagaagaagaagaaaaaaaaaccagtCGTTCCCAGCAGTTCTGGTTCACTAGGTACAGACtga
- the tfb1 gene encoding transcription factor TFIIH complex subunit Tfb1, with protein sequence MGDRVEALAIFRKKQGVLSIDSRLKWTGEGKTTPSVDIAFDAISNLQTTPASNPKVMIRVFIVVKEGEDPTSLVFHFTGTPNARENCDMITNELRNAIQRQREGSQSKPQGANVDRVNSTNLEKDIDLQESLLTNNPDLLQTFKEAVMKGHLSNEQFWSTRLHLLRAHAVERSQQRGPYNVLSTIKPKTVDNQMKVSLTGQQIHDMFEQHPLLRKVYDKHVPPLAEGEFWSRFFLSKLCKKLRGDRITPMDPSDDIMDKYLKDNEEVTKVSDEPIASHLFDLEGNDQNANVIAELRPDITMRIDKEALPFMKNINQLSERLLEKSLGNSKRFNNENEETYLKESGFHDLEEEASDSKVVLKIKGQDQLLENNFVPSKNQVGLEPLPSLEALQHLYQEDSISLNHIEHDSDSLAEAAMQLTQSMREKHEFETHGTASNLPIDIKNEIVLCHTVTIEFLHQFWNALLNTTFPDKKAMAPLQNALLNSKKRVEAIASQAQEQNVDPKLVYELVSCTLTSIDTSISEYQRRMSYPPA encoded by the exons ATGGGAGACAGGGTAGAAGCATTAGCCatattcagaaaaaaacaag GCGTATTATCTATCGATAGTAGATTAAAATGGACGGGGGAAGGGAAAACAACACCATCAGTAGATATTGCTTTTGATGCAATTTCGa ATCTTCAAACTACTCCAGCGTCTAATCCAAAAGTTATGATTCGTGTTTTTATAGTAGTAAAGGAAGGTGAAGATCCCACTTCTTTAGTATTTCATTTCACCGGTACTCCTAATGCCAGAGAAAATTGTGATATGATTACTAATGAGTTGAGAAATGCGATACAAAGACAAAGGGAAGGCTCTCAATCTAAACCACAAGGAGCCAATGTCGATCGTGTAAATTCTACGAATCTAGAAAAGGACATCGACTTACAAGAGTCTTTGCTTACTAACAATCCCGATCTCTTACAAACATTTAAGGAAGCAGTTATGAAGGGACATTTAAGTAATGAGCAATTTTGGAGCACAAGGCTTCATTTGCTCCGCGCTCATGCTGTAGAAAGGTCTCAGCAGCGTGGTCCTTATAATGTCTTGTCTACTATTAAACCTAAAACAGTGGACAACCAAATGAAAGTTTCCCTTACCGGCCAGCAAATTCACGATATGTTTGAACAACATCCATTGCTCCGAAAGGTATATGACAAGCATGTGCCTCCTCTAGCAGAAGGAGAGTTTTGGAGTAgatttttcctttccaaGCTTTGTAAAAAGCTTCGTGGCGACAGAATTACACCAATGGATCCCTCTGATGATATAATGGATaagtatttaaaagataatgAAG AGGTAACCAAAGTATCGGATGAACCTATTGCATCGCACCTCTTTGATTTAGAAGGAAATGATCAAAATGCAAATGTAATAGCAGAACTTAGACCTGATATCACTATGCGAATTGACAAAGAAGCTCTACCGTTTATGAAAAACATCAATCAGCTTTCGGAAAGacttttggaaaaaagtTTGGG AAACTCTAAACGATTTAACaacgaaaatgaagaaacaTACTTAAAAGAATCTGGTTTTCACGatttagaagaagaagcCAGTGACTCTAAAGTTGTCTTAAAAATCAAAGGTCAAGATCAGTTattggaaaataattttgtcccctcaaaaaatcaagttgGTTTAGAGCCTTTGCCTTCATTGGAAGCTCTTCAACATTTATACCAGGAAGATTCGATAAGCTTAAATCACATTGAACATGATTCTGACTCTTTGGCTGAAGCCGCTATGCAGCTTACTCAGAGTATGCGCGAAAAGCATGAGTTTGAGACCCACGGCACTGCATCAAATTTACCTATTgacataaaaaatgaaattgttttgtgCCATACCGTTACGATAGAATTTTTGCATCAATTTTGGAATGCCTTGTTGAATACAACTTTCCCGGACAAGAAGGCGATGGCCCCCCTTCAGAATGCTCTGTTAAATTCGAAAAAAAGGGTGGAGGCAATTGCGAGCCAGGCTCAGGAACAAAACGTTGATCCAAAACTGGTTTATGag TTGGTATCCTGTACGCTCACTTCTATTGATACGTCAATCTCGGAGTATCAAAGACGAATGTCTTATCCTCCTGCTTAG
- the scd1 gene encoding RhoGEF Scd1 yields MAYFQDRKTSSRSLPSYINHSTQNLVGPRKDETNLSEYMKLRLLQSPSQVIYNLENTVSLYRRCLNLRKRLMDISELAAFFDSIHREALNSSFKILEFKDIEFDDPVTEIWLFCRLGYPLCALFNCLPVKQKLEVNSSVSLENTNVCKASLYRFMLMCKNELGLTDAALFSISEIYKPSTAPLVRALQTIELLLKKYEVSNTTKSSSTPSPSTDDNVPTGTLNSLIASGRRVTAELYETELKYIQDLEYLSNYMVILQQKQILSQDTILSIFTNLNEILDFQRRFLVGLEMNLSLPVEEQRLGALFIALEEGFSVYQVFCTNFPNAQQLIIDNQNQLLKVANLLEPSYELPALLIKPIQRICKYPLLLNQLLKGTPSGYQYEEELKQGMACVVRVANQVNETRRIHENRNAIIELEQRVIDWKGYSLQYFGQLLVWDVVNVCKADIEREYHVYLFEKILLCCKEMSTLKRQARSISMNKKTKRLDSLQLKGRILTSNITTVVPNHHMGSYAIQIFWRGDPQHESFILKLRNEESHKLWMSVLNRLLWKNEHGSPKDIRSAASTPANPVYNRSSSQTSKGYNSSDYDLLRTHSLDENVNSPTSISSPSSKSSPFTKTTSKDTKSATTTDERPSDFIRLNSEESVGTSSLRTSQTTSTIVSNDSSSTASIPSQISRISQVNSLLNDYNYNRQSHITRVYSGTDDGSSVSIFEDTSSSTKQKIFDQPTTNDCDVMRPRQYSYSAGMKSDGSLLPSTKHTSLSSSSTSTSLSVRNTTNVKIRLRLHEVSLVLVVAHDITFDELLAKVEHKIKLCGILKQAVPFRVRLKYVDEDGDFITITSDEDVLMAFETCTFELMDPVHNKGMDTVSLHVVVYF; encoded by the coding sequence CTGTCAGAATACATGAAACTTAGGCTTTTACAGTCTCCGTCACAagttatttataatttagaaaatacgGTTTCATTATACAGACGATGTCTAAATCTCCGGAAGCGATTGATGGATATATCAGAGTTGGCTGCTTTCTTTGACAGTATTCATCGTGAAGCCTTGAATAGCTCTTTCAAAATACTGGAATTTAAGGACATTGAATTTGATGATCCAGTTACGGAAATTTGGCTGTTTTGTCGTTTAGGTTATCCATTGTGTGCCCTGTTCAATTGCTTGCCAGTTAAGCAAAAATTGGAAGTTAATAGTTCGGTTTCTTTGGAAAATACGAACGTGTGTAAAGCTAGTTTATATCGTTTCATGCTCATGTGTAAAAATGAACTTGGACTCACAGACGCCGCCCTTTTTTCCATATCAGAAATTTATAAACCCTCGACAGCTCCACTTGTTAGAGCTCTTCAAACCATTGaacttttattgaaaaagtatGAAGTTTCCAATACCACAAAATCATCTTCTACTCCTAGTCCTTCTACTGATGATAATGTACCAACAGGAACTCTTAACAGCTTGATTGCATCTGGCCGTAGAGTCACTGCCGAATTATATGAAACCGAATTAAAATACATTCAAGATTTAGAATATTTGTCCAACTATATGGTCATACttcaacaaaaacaaattctaTCCCAGGACACTATTCTCAGTATATTTACGAATTTAAACGAGATTTTAGACTTTCAAAGACGTTTTTTGGTTGGTTTAGAGATGAATCTTTCGCTTCCTGTAGAAGAACAACGACTAGGCGCACTCTTCATTGCCTTAGAAGAGGGATTTTCTGTTTACCAAGTGTTTTGTACAAATTTTCCGAATGCTCAACAACTGATCATTGATAATCAAAATCAGTTACTGAAAGTTGCGAACCTGCTTGAGCCCTCTTATGAATTACCAGCTCTGCTGATTAAGCCTATACAGCGTATATGTAAATATCCGCTTCTCTTGAATCAATTACTAAAAGGTACTCCCTCAGGTTATCAGTACGAAGAGGAACTAAAACAAGGAATGGCTTGTGTAGTTCGTGTAGCAAACCAAGTTAATGAGACTCGTCGTATTCATGAAAACCGAAATGCCATTATTGAGCTTGAACAACGTGTGATTGATTGGAAAGGATACTCTCTTCAATACTTTGGACAACTGCTAGTTTGGGATGTTGTTAATGTATGCAAAGCCGATATAGAAAGAGAGTATCACGTTTacctttttgaaaaaattttgttatgTTGTAAAGAAATGTCAACTCTGAAACGGCAAGCCCGAAGTATAAGTATGAACAAGAAAACTAAACGTCTTGATAGTCTTCAACTGAAGGGAAGAATTCTGACATCCAACATCACTACTGTGGTTCCCAACCATCACATGGGCTCATATGctattcaaatattttggcGTGGTGATCCTCAACATGAATCTTTTATTCTTAAGTTACGTAATGAAGAAAGTCATAAACTATGGATGTCCGTTCTTAATCGACTTTTATGGAAAAACGAGCACGGATCTCCAAAGGATATTCGTAGTGCTGCTTCGACCCCTGCTAACCCTGTCTACAATCGTTCTTCTTCTCAGACTTCAAAGGGTTACAACTCCTCCGACTATGATCTTTTACGTACACATTCTCTTGACGAAAATGTTAATTCTCCTACAAGCATTTCCAGTCCCTCTTCCAAATCTAGTCCGTTCACGAAAACTACTTCTAAGGATACAAAGTCTGCCACCACAACTGATGAAAGGCCATCGGATTTCATTCGTTTAAACAGCGAAGAATCAGTGGGTACCAGTAGCCTTCGTACTTCGCAAACAACATCAACTATAGTTAGTAACGATTCTTCATCGACTGCATCTATTCCTAGCCAAATCTCTCGTATCAGCCAGGTCAATTCGCTATTGAACGACTATAACTACAATCGTCAAAGTCATATAACTAGGGTGTATTCAGGTACTGATGATGGGTCTTCAGTCAgcatttttgaagatacATCTTCATCAacgaaacaaaaaatttttgatcaaCCTACTACTAATGATTGCGACGTAATGAGACCTCGTCAATATTCATATTCAGCGGGTATGAAATCAGATGGTAGTTTGCTCCCTTCTACTAAACATACTTCGTTAAGCTCGAGTTCCACGTCTACCTCCCTATCAGTTCGAAATACCACGAATGTTAAAATTCGTCTCCGTTTACATGAGGTTAGTCTCGTCCTGGTTGTTGCTCATGATATAACATTTGATGAGCTGTTAGCCAAGGTAGAACATAAAATAAAGCTTTGTGGGATTTTGAAACAAGCTGTTCCTTTTCGGGTTAGACTGAAGTATGTTGATGAGGATGGCGATTTTATAACCATCACATCCGATGAAGACGTTTTAATGGCATTTGAAACGTGCACGTTTGAACTTATGGATCCTGTCCATAATAAAGGAATGGATACTGTGTCTTTGCACGttgttgtttatttctaa
- the tif45 gene encoding translation initiation factor eIF4E tif45 has product MQTEQPPKESQTENTVSEPQEKALRTVFDDKINFNLKHPLARPWTLWFLMPPTPGLEWNELQKNIITFNSVEEFWGIHNNINPASSLPIKSDYSFFREGVRPEWEDVHNKTGGKWAFQNKGRGGNALDEMWLTTVLAAIGETLDPTGQEVMGVVINMRKGFYRLAVWTKSCNNREVLMEIGTRFKQVLNLPRSETIEFSAHEDSSKSGSTRAKTRMSV; this is encoded by the exons ATGCAGACTGAACAACCACCAAAAGAGTCACAGACCGAAAATACCGTGTCAGAACCGCAAGAAAAAGCTCTGCGGACGGTTTTTGatgacaaaataaattttaatttgaagCATCCTCTTGCTAGACCATGGACTTTGTGGTTTTTAATGCCACCTACTCCTGGCTTGGAATGGAATGAACTGCAAAAGAACataattacttttaatAGCGTAGAAGAGTTTTGGGG AATCCATAACAATATCAATCCTGCATCTAGCTTGCCTATTAAGTCtgattattcttttttccgTGAAGGAGTTCGTCCAGAATGGGAAGACGTCCATAATAAGACTGGAGGTAAATGGGCTTTTCAGAATAAAGGCCGTGGAGGAAACGCTTTAGATGAGATGTGGTTAACTACG GTTCTCGCGGCCATCGGTGAAACTCTCGATCCTACAGGCCAAGAAGTAATGGGTGTAGTTATTAACATGCGTAAAGGATTTTACCGTCTAGCAGTTTGGACCAAGAGTTGCAACAATCGTGAAGTGCTTATGGAAATTGGTACTCGTTTTAAGCAAGTTCTCAACTTACCCCGATCGGAAACTATAGAATTTAGCGCTCATGAAGATTCTTCCAAGTCTGGTAGCACTCGCGCCAAAACTCGCATGAGTGtttaa
- the sua7 gene encoding transcription factor TFIIB, producing MNAPSFTGLPTSMLSVKMICSECREDPPNLVEEFSSGDTVCGSCGLVLGDRIIDTRSEWRTFSNSDEASGDPSRVGKVANPLLNGSQLDTTISSYDGAGAMLAKAQGRSVQVRGEKNLLTAYKEIGAMCDAISLPKVIADTAKQLYKRVDDHKALKGKSSQSIIAACIYIACRQGKVPRTFMEICTLTNVPKKEIGRVYKTLQRMLTEGGALHNSVDALKGHEYIQSSSTSAEDLMVRFCNRLMLPMSVQSAAAELARRAGLQGTLAGRSPISIAASGIYMISALMGYPKTPKEISEVTGVSDSTIRIAYKLLHAERKELIDPKWIANKAGNMDAMLPKP from the exons ATGAACGCACCATCATTTACAGGTTTGCCGACGAGCATGCTTTCGGTCAAAATGATATGCTCTGAATGTCGGGAAGATCCTCCTAATCTAGTTGAGGAATTTTCGAGTGGTGATACCGTTTGTGGAAGCTGTGG ATTGGTTTTGGGTGATCGAATTATCGATACGAGAAGTGAATGGCGTACGTTCTCCAACTCTGATGAAGCTAGTGGAGATCCCAGTCGTGTAGGTAAAGTGGCGAATCCACTGTTGAATGGTTCTCAATTAGACACGACAATTTCTTCGTATGACGGTGCCGGAGCCATGTTGGCAAAGGCTCAAGGCCGTTCCGTTCAAGTTCGTGGTGAAAAGAATCTTTTAACCGCATATAAGGAGATAGGCGCAATGTGCGATGCAATTAGCTTGCCAAAGGTAATCGCTGACACCGCGAAACAGTTGTATAAGCGTGTTGATGATCACAAGGCTTTGAAGGGTAAGTCATCTCAGTCCATCATTGCTGCTTGCATTTACATTGCTTGTCGTCAAGGAAAGGTTCCCCGAACTTTTATGGAGATATGCACCTTGACCAATGTCccgaaaaaagaaataggTCGTGTCTACAAGACTCTTCAACGGATGCTCACTGAAGGTGGCGCTCTGCATAATTCCGTGGATGCCTTAAAGGGCCACGAGTACATTCAAAGCAGTTCTACATCGGCTGAAGATCTCATGGTTCGCTTTTGTAATCGGCTTATGCTTCCTATGTCGGTGCAATCAGCCGCTGCTGAACTGGCTCGTAGAGCTGGGTTGCAAGGTACATTGGCTGGTCGTTCACCTATTTCTATTGCTGCAAGCGGAATATATATGATTTCGGCTCTGATGGGGTATCCTAAAACTCCTAAAGAGATATCAGAAGTTACTGGTGTAAGTGATTCTACAATCCGTATTGCTTATAAGCTTTTGCATGCGGAACGAAAAGAGCTGATTGATCCTAAATGGATTGCTAATAAAGCTGGTAATATGGATGCTATGTTACCAAAGCCTTAG
- the png3 gene encoding protein Png3 → MAKPKKENDLDLLIQLADALEAIPGDLSKNFTEVRFLEAELKDVYSQALSSIDDLLNRDTSVERRNLVARNLSLLLKSDDVQTRKKSHIAMYAEAITHSNVLRLEHCYQKMEMKLPNFFIPFTPEVIKEQKTSRPIRASRRRANLRNRRAKELLAAENASEEGDKKQIITDSGKLPETEELTETTNEDLDIKQFSPYSSESSANVSSYNKS, encoded by the exons ATggcaaaaccaaaaaaggaaaatgaCTTGGATCTTCTTATACAACTTGCTGACG CATTGGAAGCTATACCGGGTGatttatccaaaaattttacgGAAGTCCGTTTTTTAGAGGCTGAACTAAAGG ATGTGTATTCACAAGctctttcttcaattgaTGACCTTCTTAACAGAGATACTAGTGTTGAACGTCGTAATTTAGTCGCTCGAAACTTATCATTACTGTTAAAATCCGATGATGTACAAACTCGAAAAAAATCCCACATTGCAATGTATGCAGAGGCAATTACTCATAGTAATGTTTTACGTTTAGAACACTGTTATCAAAAGatggaaatgaaattaccaaatttttttattcctttCACTCCAGAGGTTATAAAAGAGCAAAAAACTTCGAGACCTATTAGAGCATCCCGGCGGAGAGCCAATTTAAGGAATCGCCGTGCTAAAGAATTGCTAGCAGCTGAAAACGCATCGGAGGAAGGAgataaaaagcaaataatcACGGATTCTGGTAAACTACCAGAGACAGAGGAATTAACCGAGACCACAAATGAAGACCTCGACATCAAACAATTCTCTCCCTATTCTTCAGAGAGCAGTGCAAACGTTTCTTCTTACAATAAATCTTGA
- the tae1 gene encoding AdoMet-dependent proline dimethyltransferase tae1 produces MDPEKFYSDAIDYWNGVQPTVDGMLGGLGTGRIPQTDVVGSRTFLNRLNYRIGKIENLVAADCGAGIGRVTENVLLKIASHVDLVEPVENFISTAKKQLATKPCSFINVGLQNWTPEKNRYGLIWNQWCLSHLTDEDLIAYLSRCCEAIQEKGVICVKENVSSFEDTFDPIDSSVTRCEQSLKSLFKKANLVVVAETLQHGFPEELFPVKMYALVPHSS; encoded by the exons ATGGACCCCGAGAAATTTTATAGCGATGCGATTGA CTATTGGAATGGAGTTCAACCAACTGTAGATGGAATGCTTGGAGGGCTGGGAACTGGTCGT ATTCCTCAAACTGATGTAGTGGGATCACGAACTTTTCTCAATCGTCTCAATTATCGTATAGGAAAAATCGAAAACTTAGTGGCCGCTGATTGTGGTGCAGGTATAGGAAGGGTCACTGAAAATGTGCTTTTGAAGATAGCCTCTCATGTCGATCTTGTGGAACctgttgaaaatttcatatCCACGGCAAAAAAACAGCTTGCAACCAAGCCTTGCTCTTTCATAAATGTCGGATTACAAAATTGGACTCCAGAAAAAAACCGTTATG GGCTGATTTGGAACCAATGGTGTTTGTCCCATCTCACAGATGAGGATTTGATTGCCTATCTTAGCCGCTGTTGTGAAGCAATTCAAGAGAAGGGAGTCATTTGCGTAAAG GAAAATGTTTCATCTTTTGAGGACACCTTTGATCCTATTGATAGTAGCGTAACACGTTGTGAACAGTCTCTGAAGTCCCTGTTTAAAAAGGCAAACCTAGTAGTTGTAGCAGAAACTCTGCAACATGGCTTTCCTGAAGAATTGTTTCCTGTGAAAATGTATGCACTTGTTCCTCATTCCTCGTAA
- a CDS encoding uncharacterized protein (Schizosaccharomyces pombe specific protein), whose product MEVTSFILNATFKEFACFGNNYLIILPGIMLERNVFRHLNYSTNSICSHYQFFGGHYESFELLVVIVYYFSHVGSFSLAEIYRITWDKRIVLYGTTTTLVYCSEGSD is encoded by the coding sequence ATGGAGGTAACTTCTTTCATACTTAATGCTACGTTTAAAGAGTTTGCATGTTTTGGAAACAATTACTTGATAATACTACCAGGAATTATGTTAGAAAGGAACGTATTTAGACATTTGAATTACTCTACAAATTCTATTTGTAGCCACTATCAGTTTTTTGGCGGACATTACGAATCTTTTGAACTTTTAGTAGTGATAGTTTATTACTTTTCACATGTTGGTTCTTTCTCTTTGGCTGAGATATATCGTATTACCTGGGATAAACGCATTGTACTTTATGGAACAACAACCACTCTTGTCTACTGCTCTGAAGGGTCGGATTGA
- the rsm7 gene encoding mitochondrial 37S ribosomal protein uS7m: MLRLIKQPLFRCASSGHLMKESLVFIHQTRTFQVGKFTSNEKYNEKIEDINERSNPQWDNAGLENLLNQLQDSVEQSASDDFMGELEKKIEVENEEPPLMGTNLWPSPSSSIVGLIDRPFQVDSTVQHLVNLIMRDGKKAKAEKIVATALSIIQKETGENPIDVLKQAIAEISPLMKLVSAKRFNKSVEFPMPLKERQRRRIALQWILGECKSSSPKRLSDRIVKEIIAIRSKTSNCFKKKDHLHRMCLVNRGNAPVRI, from the exons ATGCTACGACTCATAAAGCAACCTTTGTTTCGATGTGCGAGTTCGGGACATTTGATGAAAGAGTCGCTTGTTTTTATCCATCAGACTCGTACTTTTCAAGTTGGAAAATTTACctcaaatgaaaaatataatgaaaaaattgaagatatCAATGAACGTTCAAATCCACAATGGGATAATGCGGGACTCGAAAATTTACTGAATCAACTTCAAGATTCTGTCGAACAGTCTGCCTCCGACGATTTTATGGGTGaattagagaaaaaaattgaagttgaaaatgaagaaccGCCGCTAATGGGTACAAATCTGTGGCCTTCTCCGTCAAGTTCAATTGTAGGGTTAATAGATCGACCATTTCAGGTCGACTCTACAGTACAGCATTTGGTGAATTTAATAATGCGAGATGGGAAAAAAGCTAAAGCTGAAAAGATTGTTGCAACAGCGCTCTCTATCATACAAAAAGAAACCGGTGAAAATCCTATAGATGTTTTGAAACAAGCAATCGCTGAGATTTCTCCCTTAATGAAGTTG GTTTCTGCAAAGCGATTTAACAAAAGTGTCGAATTTCCTATGCCATTGAAAGAGCGACAGCGAAGAAGGATTGCGTTACAATGGATCCTCGGTGAATGTAAATCATCAAGTCCTAAAAGATTATCAGATCGTATTGTTAAAGAAATCATTGCTATCAGGAGCAAGACAAGcaattgtttcaaaaagaaagatcaTCTGCACAGAATGTGCCTTGTTAACAGAGGTAATGCACCCGTTCgtatataa